One genomic segment of Coffea arabica cultivar ET-39 chromosome 6e, Coffea Arabica ET-39 HiFi, whole genome shotgun sequence includes these proteins:
- the LOC113696854 gene encoding uncharacterized protein, translating into MYQLGKWRKWLPAAEWWYNTNHHNSLQMSPFQALYGYKPIQMNLRPDSTLVAVVEDWAQERVGWNSLLKENLLKAQNRMKQMADKGRTKYYGPYQVEHKMGTVAYRLKLPAGSAIHLVFHVSLLKKSPKGAQINTTLPALNDDGEFGVVPSAVLDQGTIFRMGQEVDQVLVQWENIEPEEATWEDWSFIHAQFPTFQINQS; encoded by the exons ATGTATCAACTAGGGAAATGGAGAAAATGGCTCCCTGCAGCAGAGTGGTGGTACAACACTAACCATCATAATAGTTTGCAAATGTCTCCCTTTCAGGCCTTGTATGGTTACAAGCCTATTCAGATGAACCTGAGGCCTGATAGCACATTAGTAGCTGTTGTGGAGGATTGGGCACAAGAACGAGTGGGCTGGAACTCCTTGCTCAAGGAGAACCTGTTGAAGGCTCAGAATAGGATGAAACAAATGGCAGATAAAGGGAGGA CTAAGTACTATGGACCTTATCAGGTAGAGCACAAGATGGGGACTGTAGCTTATAGGTTGAAGTTACCTGCAGGATCAGCCATACATCTTGTTTTCCATGTCTCCCTGCTCAAAAAGTCACCTAAGGGGGCTCAAATCAACACTACCTTGCCTGCCCTGAATGATGATGGTGAGTTTGGTGTTGTTCCCTCAGCAGTTTTGGACCAGGGGACAATTTTTAGGATGGGACAAGAGGTCGACCAGGTGCTGGTGCAGTGGGAAAACATAGAACCCGAGGAGGCTACCTGGGAAGATTGGTCGTTCATTCATGCTCAATTTCCTACTTTCCAAATTAATCAATCCTAG